The following are encoded together in the Daphnia magna isolate NIES linkage group LG8, ASM2063170v1.1, whole genome shotgun sequence genome:
- the LOC116928975 gene encoding nitric oxide synthase-like protein: MNSELNGGLESAGHQQVQHNPPPPPRNRPIRLKNHSVASESYDNLHRTANPESGCGTQVCRASIWHLTDPRLSYPAPCELDPEDEEALLSSAKEFLEHYYTSIKRLDTESHRARWESVRRDIHLTGTYDLTETELTFGAKLAWRNSARCIGRIQWAKLQVFDARHVTTAQGMFEALCNHIKYGTNKGNIRSAATVFCQRKPGQGDYRIWNAQLISYAGYRNKEDGTIVGDPGTAEFTEVCQKLGWVGAGTRFDLLPLVIQAGNRPYPEVFALPPELVLEVPLHHPTYDWFSELGLRWYALPAVSSMAFDCGGLQFTAVPFNGWYMTTEIATRDLGDTHRYNQLEVVAKRMGVDTRTHTSLWKDRAVIELNAAVLYSFQKMNVTIVDHHTASESFMKHMETETRLRGGCPAEWVWIVPPTSGSLTPVFHQEMVCYSLKPSYEYQEVAWKNFQWDEEDSTSGSALGLLAGGRSSGGRRIKYRFKEVARAVKFTSNLFGKALQRRIKAAILYATETGKSEKYAHMLAELFNHAFNAQVMCMADYDVINLEHEALVMIVTSTFGNGDPPENGEAFAREVRGMANNHHSHHHPIATQPKYQIGSSKSGTPLLNRVLNRDQHSLRSFSFDQLQQPSVDSLGPLSNVRFAVFALGSSAYPNFCGFGIYIDDLLGSLGGERLASVTCGDELSGQEQTFKSWAQQVFHTACETFCLEDDVNIDDVSATLRRDLITSDTVRFVAVNPQEKPIHDIVAGLSQTHAKNVAECPVVFNVTLAKDTDGRTTVHVGLKISNQWISGTRNSVTAATYEPGDHIGVFAVNDDTLVTGLIDRLGANSTLPPDGPLQLQTLTEHKDGGKTWQNQERLPACNLRTLLSHYLDITTPTSQTLLALLAAHASAEEDKRRLQLLATDAREYEDWKHWGFPHLLETLLEFPSVAIDAALLVSQLPLLQPRFYSISSSPLIDPLQIDITAAVIAFKTQGGKGPMHYGVCSNYLAHLKSGDKIQCFFRSAPNFHLPTEIERPVVMVGPGTGVAPFRGFWQHKQALQLKGEEMGPMLLFTGYRSPDCDLFVEEKSAMVASGILDYAFLALSRHPPVPKTYVQDKLLEAAPLVYRMLTQQKGHFYVCGDCAMAEDVANTLRMVFQKAGGLDSEESEDFLMTLRNERRYQEDIFGITYRAPDTVIANRRQQ; the protein is encoded by the exons ATGAATTCCGAATTAAACGGCGGCTTGGAATCGGCAGGACATCAGCAGGTGCAACACAATCCGCCGCCGCCACCGCGCAACAGACCAATTCGCCTGAAAAATCACTCGGTTGCCAGCGAGTCTTACGACAATCTCCACCGCACAGCAAACCCG GAAAGCGGATGTGGAACTCAGGTTTGCCGGGCAAGTATTTGGCACTTGACGGACCCTCGTCTATCTTACCCAGCACCGTGCGAGCTCGATCCTGAAGATGAGGAAGCCCTACTCTCGTCAGCCAAAGAATTTTTGGAGCATTATTACACATCCATTAAAAG gctggaTACGGAGTCACATCGAGCCCGATGGGAATCTGTCCGACGGGATATTCACCTGACGGGCACCTATGACCTGACTGAGACAGAGCTGACGTTCGGCGCCAAACTTGCTTGGAGAAATTCCGCCCGTTGTATTGGACGCATACAATGGGCCAAACTACAG GTGTTTGACGCACGTCACGTCACCACGGCACAGGGCATGTTTGAAGCTCTTTGTAACCATATCAAATACGGGACAAACAAAGGCAACATTCG GTCGGCAGCGACCGTTTTCTGCCAACGGAAGCCAGGCCAGGGCGATTATCGCATCTGGAACGCACAATTGATCAGCTACGCAG GTTATCGAAATAAAGAAGATGGTACCATCGTAGGAGATCCAGGGACGGCAGAATTCACCGAG GTGTGTCAGAAACTGGGATGGGTAGGAGCGGGGACGCGATTTGACCTCCTGCCTTTAGTCATTCAAGCTGGTAACCGTCCCTATCCGGAAGTTTTCGCCCTTCCGCCAGAACTCGTCCTGGAAGTGCCACTCCATCACCCAAC GTACGATTGGTTCTCTGAGCTTGGTCTTCGCTGGTATGCCCTTCCAGCCGTGTCCAGCATGGCCTTTGATTGTGGTGGGCTCCAATTTACTGCCGTACCGTTCAACGGCTGGTACATGACGACTGAGATAGCCACTCGAGATCTTGGCGACACGCATCGATATAATCAACTCGAG GTAGTGGCCAAACGAATGGGCGTGGACACGCGAACGCATACTAGCCTCTGGAAGGATAGGGCTGTCATCGAGCTCAACGCTGCCGTTCTCTACAGCTTCCAG AAAATGAACGTGACTATCGTCGATCATCATACTGCTTCGGAGTCTTTTATGAA aCACATGGAAACAGAGACGCGACTGAGAGGCGGCTGTCCAGCCGAGTGGGTTTGGATCGTCCCTCCGACCTCCGGTTCTCTGACGCCCGTTTTTCATCAGGAAATGGTTTGCTATTCACTCAAACCTTCCTATGAATATCAG GAGGTCGCTTGGAAGAACTTCCAGTGGGACGAGGAGGATTCAACTTCCGGATCGGCGTTAGGATTGCTGGCCGGTGGACGAAGTTCAGGAGGACGTCGTATCAAGTATCGCTTCAAAGAGGTTGCACGGGCCGTCAAGTTCACTTCGAACCTATTCGGAAAAGCTTTGCAACGACGCATTAAAGCCGCCATTCTGTATGCCACAGAAACGGGCAAATCAGAAAA GTACGCCCACATGCTGGCCGAGCTCTTCAACCACGCTTTCAACGCACAA GTCATGTGCATGGCGGATTACGACGTCATCAATCTGGAACACGAGGCGCTGGTGATGATCGTGACGTCTACATTTGGCAACGGAGATCCACCGGAAAATGGAGAG GCATTTGCCCGTGAAGTGCGTGGAATGGCCAACAATCACCACTCACACCACCATCCCATAGCTACTCAACCTAAATATCAAATCGG TTCTTCCAAGTCGGGTACGCCGCTACTTAACCGAGTTCTCAACCGCGATCAGCATAGCTTGCGCAGCTTCTCTTTCGATCAACTCCAACAGCCTTCGGTCGACAGTCTCGGACCTCTTAGCAATGTCAG ATTCGCTGTGTTTGCTCTGGGTTCGAGCGCTTATCCCAATTTCTGCGGTTTCGGCATCTACATCGACGATCTTCTAGGAAGTCTTGGCGGTGAGAGGCTTGCCTCAGTCACCTGTGGCGACGAACTAAGTGGCCAAGAGCAAACCTTCAAGTCCTGGGCCCAGCAAGTCTTCCAC ACGGCCTGTGAAACTTTTTGCCTAGAAGACGACGTCAACATCGACGACGTCAGTGCCACGCTACGCAGGGATCTTATTACTTCGGACACGGTTCGCTTCGTAGCCGTCAACCCCCAAGAGAAGCCGATTCACGATATTGTTGCAG GGTTGTCACAGACCCACGCCAAGAACGTCGCCGAGTGTCCAGTAGTCTTCAACGTGACGCTTGCGAAGGACACTGATGGCCGTACGACCGTACACGTTGGCCTAAAAATCAGCAACCAATGGATCAGCGGGACACGCAACTCGGTGACAGCGGCCACCTACGAACCTGGTGATCACATTGGCGTTTTCGCCGTCAACGACGATACCCTAGTGACCGGACTGATTGATCGACTGGGTGCCAATTCTACCCTACCGCCTGACGGCCCTCTCCAGCTGCAAACACTCACGGAACATAAAG ATGGTGGGAAAACGTGGCAGAATCAGGAACGTCTACCAGCTTGCAACTTGCGGACCCTCCTGTCCCATTATCTTGACATCACAACACCAACGTCACAGACCCTCTTGGCTCTACTGGCCGCTCACGCCTCCGCCGAAGAAGACAAGCGACGCCTCCAGCTTCTTGCAACA GATGCCAGAGAATATGAAGATTGGAAACATTGGGGTTTTCCTCATTTACTGGAAACTCTGTTAGAATTCCCCTCAGTTGCCATCGACGCAGCCCTGCTCGTCTCCCAACTTCCTTTACTTCAGCCTCGGTTCTACAGCATTTCCTCATCTCCGCTGATCGATCCTCTGCAAATCGATATTACCGCAGCTGTCATAGCCTTCAAAACGCAAG GTGGAAAAGGTCCCATGCATTACGGCGTCTGCTCCAACTACCTAGCTCACCTGAAGAGTGGTGATAAAATCCAATGCTTCTTTCGCAG CGCGCCCAATTTTCACTTACCTACCGAAATTGAGAGGCCAGTCGTCATGGTGGGCCCTGGAACTGGGGTGGCACCGTTCCGTGGCTTTTGGCAACATAAGCAAGCGCTTCAATTAA AAGGAGAAGAGATGGGTCCCATGTTATTGTTCACCGGCTACCGTTCGCCCGATTGCGACCTGTTTGTCGAAGAGAAGTCAGCTATGGTAGCGTCGGGAATTCTAGACTACGCCTTTTTGGCTCTCTCTCGTCATCCACCCGTTCCCAAG ACTTACGTACAAGACAAATTGCTGGAAGCCGCACCGCTAGTCTATCGAATGTTGACGCAGCAAAAAGGGCATTTTTACGTTTGTGGCGACTGCGCCATGGCTGAAGACGTGGCCAACACTTTGCGAATGGTGTTTCAAAAAGCCGGGGGATTAGATTCCGAAGAATCGGAAGATTTCCTCATGACTCTTCGA AACGAGAGGCGCTATCAGGAGGATATTTTCGGTATCACTTATCGTGCGCCCGACACGGTCATTGCTAACCGACGGCAGCAATGA
- the LOC116928978 gene encoding uncharacterized protein LOC116928978: MFRCKKVGLADGHGRLRDPPSRSSAWRENFLTPPDYNDMEGFCGGFERQWLVNKGKCGICGDPYDERVKPHEAPGGLFATGTIVRTYVQGQTIPVKIEITAKHKGHYKFKLCPNNNVLKDPTQECFDRFPLSFISNEGIVSRKVFVDPIPQGMFPTRLMLPPDVTCSQCIIQWTYVAGNRWGDCSNGTQALGCGPQETFRACSDVAIFPAGAVPVATTVQPLPPTTGIPCTNYVAAPGRRMIPGMTEWCKKNCPGTNCSPEFCVCSDA; this comes from the exons ATGTTCCGCTGCAAAAAGGTAGGTCTAGCGGACGGACATGGTCGGCTACGCGATCCACCATCACGTTCTAGCGCATGGCGAGAAAACTTTCTGACGCCACCCGATTACAAT GACATGGAGGGATTCTGCGGCGGATTTGAG AGACAATGGCTTGTCAACAAAGGCAAATGTGGCATTTGCGGAGATCCATACGACGAACGAGTAAAACCACACGAAGCTCCAGGTGGGCTTTTTGCCACCGGAACCATTGTTCGCACTTACGTGCAGGGACAAACGATCCCAGTCAAAATCGAGATTACTGCTAAACACAAGGGTCACTACAAATTCAAACTCTGTCCAAATAACAACGTCCTCAAAGATCCTACGCAGGAGTGTTTCGACAG GTTCCCGCTATCTTTCATCAGCAACGAAGGCATCGTAAGTAGAAAGGTATTCGTCGACCCTATTCCTCAGGGAATGTTTCCCACTCGATTGATGCTACCACCCGACGTCACGTGCAGCCAATGCATTATACAA TGGACTTACGTGGCTGGTAACCGTTGGGGAGATTGCTCAAATGGAACACAAGCGCTCGGATGCGGACCTCAGGAGACCTTCCGTGCCTGCTCGGACGTGGCAATTTTTCCCGCTGGAGC GGTTCCGGTTGCCACCACAGTCCAGCCTCTTCCACCAACCACCGGTATTCCATGCACCAATTACGTCGCTGCTCCCGGTCGACGAATGATACCCGGGATGACGGAATGGTGCAAGAAAAACTGCCCAGGCACCAATTGTTCGCCAGAGTTCTGCGTATGCAGCGATGCATAA
- the LOC123475359 gene encoding uncharacterized protein LOC123475359, with amino-acid sequence MEQLNATNHSSTVVNSEQFTLTAVSVMNLLAQLEWRAIALAILASILMTLVDGHGRLFDPPSRSTAWRVGFDTPKDYNRQWLVNSGRCGVCGDPYDEVIKPHEAPGGLFATGTIVRNYTQGQIIPVTIQITATHRGFYEFKLCPNNNPKKDPTQDCFERYPLNFVDETGATDPTFNLEKLSPATYQVQIQLPPEVTCSQCIIQWTYVTGNRWGVCPDGSSRLGCGPQESFRACSDVAIAPFGDISPQTTTVAPISVAAVLLTTSSTSTPTAGIRPTTTQATTITSVSPLVTATAVTSPSAPPFLMTTTRRPVRPTRPLRPVRPMRPTRPTPPTIWSTTQRPGTAPVFTISPIFGLLTRPPIQAILRPTVLPTSPTPATTVRPVPVPSVDSVECTNYVPVASQNSMPGMTVWCNNNCRLGYCPKDYCKCAQ; translated from the exons ATGGAACAGTTGAATGCCACCAATCATAGCTCTACCGTAGTTAACTCTGAACAGTTCACTCTTACAGCAGTTAGTGTGATGAATCTACTGGCTCAACTGGAGTGGAGGGCCATCGCATTGGCCATTCTTGCGTCTATATTG ATGACTTTGGTCGACGGCCACGGAAGATTATTTGATCCACCATCGCGCTCTACTGCTTGGAGAGTTGGTTTTGACACACCCAAAGATTACAAT AGGCAATGGTTGGTGAATTCGGGTCGATGTGGAGTGTGCGGCGATCCCTATGACGAGGTGATTAAGCCACATGAGGCTCCCGGTGGCCTTTTTGCCACTGGGACGATCGTGCGGAATTACACGCAAGGCCAAATTATTCCCGTCACGATTCAGATAACGGCTACGCACAGGGGCTTCTATGAATTCAAGCTCTGTCCCAATAACAATCCAAAGAAAGATCCTACTCAAGACTGTTTCGAAAG GTATCCATTGAATTTTGTGGACGAAACGGGCGCTACTGACCCCACGTTTAACCTGGAGAAACTATCACCCGCCACTTATCAGGTCCAAATTCAGCTACCTCCTGAAGTCACATGTAGTCAATGTATAATCCAG TGGACATACGTGACGGGTAATCGATGGGGAGTTTGTCCAGACGGATCGAGCAGATTAGGTTGTGGACCGCAGGAGTCATTTCGGGCCTGCTCCGACGTAGCCATTGCACCATTCGGaga tatCTCACCTCAGACAACGACGGTGGCTCCCATTTCGGTTGCAGCCGTTCTTCTAACTACATCTTCAACATCAACCCCGACCGCCGGAATCCGCCCGACAACAACCCAGGCAACTACAATCACCTCCGTTAGCCCGTTGGTAACAGCAACTGCGGTTACCTCGCCATCTGCCCCACCATTTTTGATGACTACAACAAGGCGACCGGTTCGACCTACAAGGCCCTTGAGGCCAGTCCGGCCAATGCGTCCCACCCGTCCTACACCTCCTACTATCTGGTCAACAACCCAAAGACCTGGAACTGCTCCGGTTTTCACCATATCGCCGATATTTGGCCTTTTAACAAGACCACCAATTCAAGCTATCCTACGACCTACGGTGTTGCCTACTTCTCCTACCCCAGCCACTACTGTTCGACCCGTTCCGGTCCCATCTGTTGACAGCGTAGAGTGTACAAACTATGTTCCTGTCGCTTCACAAAACAGCATGCCCGGCATGACAGTCTGGTGTAACAATAATTGTCGACTCGGGTATTGCCCTAAAGATTACTGCAAGTGTGCTCAATAA